TTATGATGCGTATCGGGCTTTTCCTGTTGACCAACCTTGCGGTCATGGTTGTTTTCGGGCTAGTGCTAAGCCTGACGGGGATCCAGTCGAGCAGCGTACAGGGTCTGATGGTTATGGCCGTGTTGTTTGGCTTTGGTGGTTCAATCATCTCGTTACTGATGTCTAAATGGATGGCATTGCGCTCAGTAGGCGGGGAAGTGATTGAGCAACCGCGTAACGAAACAGAGCGCTGGCTGATGGAAACCGTTCGCCAACAGTCACAGCAGGCGGGTATTGCTATGCCACAGGTAGCAATTTACCACGCGCCAGACATCAACGCGTTTGCCACTGGCGCACGCCGTAATGCGTCGCTTGTCGCGGTCAGCACGGGTCTGTTGCAGAACATGAGCCGTGACGAAGCTGAGGCGGTTATTGCACACGAAATCAGCCATATCGCGAATGGTGACATGGTGACAATGACGCTGATTCAGGGCGTGGTGAACACCTTCGTTATCTTTATCTCCCGTATCATCGCGCAGGTTGCCTCCGGCTTCTTGTCCGGCAACCGGGATGAAGGGGAAAGCAATAACGGCAACCCGTTTGTCTACTTTGCGATTGCGACCGTGCTGGAACTGGTGTTTGGTATTCTGGCGAGCATCATCACGATGTGGTTCTCACGTCACCGTGAATTCCACGCGGATGCCGGCTCTGCAAAACTGGTTGGTCGTGAAAAGATGATTGCCGCACTGCAACGCCTGAAAACCAGCTATGAACCGCAAGAAGCCAGCAGCATGATGGCGTTTTGCATCAACGGTAAAGCGAAGTCTATGAGCGAGCTGTTCATGACTCACCCGCCGTTGGACAAGCGTATTGAAGCATTGCGTAACGGCGAATATCTGAAGTAGTTGTATGCGATGTAAAAAAG
This genomic window from Buttiauxella gaviniae contains:
- the htpX gene encoding protease HtpX, whose product is MMRIGLFLLTNLAVMVVFGLVLSLTGIQSSSVQGLMVMAVLFGFGGSIISLLMSKWMALRSVGGEVIEQPRNETERWLMETVRQQSQQAGIAMPQVAIYHAPDINAFATGARRNASLVAVSTGLLQNMSRDEAEAVIAHEISHIANGDMVTMTLIQGVVNTFVIFISRIIAQVASGFLSGNRDEGESNNGNPFVYFAIATVLELVFGILASIITMWFSRHREFHADAGSAKLVGREKMIAALQRLKTSYEPQEASSMMAFCINGKAKSMSELFMTHPPLDKRIEALRNGEYLK